The genomic stretch TGCCGATGCTCCAGATGTAGAGCGCCTCGCTGATGATCTCCTTCGCCGCCGCATCGCCCTTGGCAACCTTGAGGCGGTCCGTGTACTCCTTGAAGTAGGCCAGCTGCTCGTCCAGCGTGATCACCGACTGCCAGTTTGCAATTTTCAATTCCATGCATGCGTGCACAGAGAGACGAATTGAATGAGGTCGACGATGCATGTGTTCCGTACGTTAACCGGAGGATTGACAAATGATTATAGTTATTAATTACCAGGACGCCGGCGGTGGCATTGTCGAGGcccgtggcggcggaggcgaaggAGACGCCGGTGGCGAGCTGGTCGATGGAGCAGTTTGTGTCGAGGTAGGCGGGGATTGAGGGCGGCAGTCCGAAGGCCTCGGAGATGAAGTCGGTGGCGAGGCGGCCGTTGGAAAAGCGGCCCGTGGGGAGGCCGTTGGCGTAGTCGCGACCGTAAGGCCAGAAGTTGCTCCGCGCGATGGTCGGGATGAAGTTGTTGTTGCCCGTATCAACGGACGAGTCGCCGAAGACGATGATTGCCGGCACCTtcccggccgccgctcctcgcccgCCGTGAAGCAAGAAGAAGATCAGCCACGGCAAGTACCTCTGGAGTGATGACATTGCTTGCCGGCGggtggccaccaccaccactcccagagataaaaaaaaagaaacagaggaAAGAAAGGCCCCAAGCTCTTGCAAACAAGTGAAGAAGACGATGATTTGGCGTTTCGTGTGTATGTGACGAGACGAATAAGGAGGTGCCGTGCATATATACGCGTCTGTACTGTGTAGCAGATATATAAGGGCGTCGCGTGTTTCGTTAGGACGGAGTGGTAACTGGTTCATGAGCGTATTAGTGCCCTGCagcggcgataacatcgagcaCTAATTGCGCCGAGCGTGTTCGTGTGATGAGAGCGAGAGGTGGTGagtgagagagatagagagaagCTTCTGCTCAGCTGCATGTGAGGCGCTTAACTAGACAGCATTTAATCGCCCCCCTCAGGCCCTCACTGCCTTTATGGGAAGGGCAATAGAATAAGCAAATATACAGCCGCAGCAGGGGTATTCATGGTGAGCTCCATATAACCATATGTATATCCCTGTATATGGCgtgtattttattttaaaaatataccAGGGGGTACTTCTATAGGATGTAGATTTCTCTGGGGGTTGACCCAGTGACCCAAAACCCAATCCACAAATACCAGTGTATAAACTCTATAGGCCAACCCAAAGAAAATTTTGGTGTCCAACCCAATGGGTCAGTGGGTCACCAAAATACACGACTGGCCTGAAGCGCTCACGGCTCACGCTGAGGTGCCGCTTCGCCGACTAGGTTCCCCTGATACAACCTCGTACTCCCGATGCTTCCTGACCTGTAGTCATAGCGTCGGTGGCGGGTTTctgtagagaactgactttagattCCATCgcttttagtctcggtttaaagGGGTGCGTCATGGTAAGCTGGAATGGGACgtacctttactctcggttcttcTTTTGCAACTAGGACTACAGGCCACCCTTTAATCTcggttaaaacggctagtttctgGGCACCGACGGTGCTaccctttacccccggttggagccaccaaccgagacaaaagatccaaccttttgtctcggttggagttaccaaccgggataactgttttactcccggttggtaattccaaccggaacaaaaggttggagcttttatcccggttggcattaccaaccgggagtaaccaccaaccgggacaaaagctctaatcttttatcccggttggatttaccaaccgggataaaatcttatctaaaGTACCCTTTCtacctcctccactcctccagcccgagccactccactccacaaagacacaGAAGCTCATCCTttccatggcgccgaagcaagcctaggggaggtgctgctaaAAAAATTTTTCCTCATTTCTGTGGGGATTTCAtccatccaaagtgttgtgaaggttagctacttcatgctccatTGATTTATTGTTGTtgagctttgttttatactttagagagagagaaaaatgagtttgtttgttgtttagcatgtagaggatttgtatttatacatgtttttgagctacaatgtgatggatagtttgaatgtgagaGAGAATaatggacagtaaatgtgaggtagaattgagattatttcaattttatgtatagggaaaaattagagtaaatatgtttttaatacttataaattagccatataaattgtaggtgtaatttcatactttagtacttttcagatagaggtatgcAATTAGCAATTTTTAGCATAAGTatattatgtgggaaatattgacTCCACCCTCTCCAAAATACGGCTTTAAATATGCAATGTTAAAGATGGACTAACCTTAAAGTCTACAGGTAGATCTAGCATATATGCATTGTTATTAATTTTCTCTAGCACTTTAAACGGTCCATCAACCCTAGGCAGCAAATTAGATTTTCGCAATTTAGGAAACCtttcctttctcaaatgcaaccaaactaaATCTCCAGGTTCAAACTttagttcctttctacctttatcaccagcaaacttatatttagcattcatacgttctatgttttctttagttgtttcatgcatttttaacatcaattcagcatgcttagtagcatcaaaatttagtttttcagaagatggcaaagacattaaatcaataggagcacgaggcAACAAACCATAAATAATCTAAAACAAGCACATCTTTGTCGCAGAATACAACGAGCGATTATAAGaaaattcaatatgaggcaaacaatcttcccacatcttaatgttcttctttaaaacagcccttaacatagtagacaaagttctattcacaacttcagtttgactctcagtttggggatgacatgtactagaaaataaaagcttagtCCCCAAATTTGCCCataaagtcttccaaaaatgactaagaaatttagcatcacgaTTAGAAATAATtgtgttgggcacaccatgcaaacgaacaatttctcgaaagaacaaatcagcaatatgagtagcatcatcagttttatgacatggtatgaaatgtaCCACcttagaaaatctatcaacaaccaTAAACACACTATCAAGTCCCTTCCTAGTCCTTGGCAATCCCGACACAAattccatagaaatatcttcctaAGGAGCACTAGGAACTGGTAGGGGCAAATACAAACCCTGTGGATTTAACCGTGACTTAGCCTTTTGACATGTCGTGCAATGACCAACAAAtctctccacatctcttctcatatttggccaaaagaaatgaccagcaAGTATGTCCTCCGTTTTCTTGACTCCAAAATACCCCATCAAGCCACCTCTATACGCTTCCtgcagcaacaacaaatgaACGGAGATAGCTagaatgcatagcttgttagctctaaatacaaacccatcactaacgaggaatttgttccatcctttccCATCTTTACAATGCAGCAActcatctttaaaatcagcatcaataacatattggtctttaattgtttctaatccaaagattttgtaatcaagttgatttAGTAAGGTATATCTCCTAGATAAAGTATCAGCAATGATATTCTCTTTCCAtttcttgtgcttaataacataaggaaaagattAAATAAATTCAACCTACTTGGAATGTCTACGGTTCAATTTTCCTTGACTATGAATATGCTTCAATGATTCATGGTCAGAATGGATAACAAACTCTTTGGGCCACGAGTAATGCTGCCATGTTTTTAATGTGCGAGCAAGAGCTAATtacttatcataagtagaataattcagaacaggcttgctcaatttttcactaaaatatgcaac from Setaria italica strain Yugu1 chromosome II, Setaria_italica_v2.0, whole genome shotgun sequence encodes the following:
- the LOC101753452 gene encoding GDSL esterase/lipase At2g42990 isoform X2 encodes the protein MSSLQRYLPWLIFFLLHGGRGAAAGKVPAIIVFGDSSVDTGNNNFIPTIARSNFWPYGRDYANGLPTGRFSNGRLATDFISEAFGLPPSIPAYLDTNCSIDQLATGVSFASAATGLDNATAGVLSVITLDEQLAYFKEYTDRLKVAKGDAAAKEIISEALYIWSIGTNDFIENYYNLPERRMQYTVGEYEAYLLGLAEAAIRRVHAVGGRKMDFTGLTPMGCLPAERIGNRGDPGECNEQYNAVARTFNAKLQDLVAKLNKDLRGLRLVFADTYQLLATVVSKPADYGGS